The Sorangiineae bacterium MSr11367 genome window below encodes:
- a CDS encoding type I polyketide synthase: protein MNTSGTEKLEVYLRRTTNALLEAEKKLAAERASRTEPIAIVSMACRLPGGADSPEAYWELLREGRDAIEAFPERWDTLDVFDPDPEAAGKSYVREGGFVRGADRFDAAFFGISPREAAAMDPQQRLILETTWEALERAAVVPESLHGTKTGVYLGTMGSDYGHSPRGDLSAFDGFQGTGTACSVISGRLSYVLGLQGPAVTVDTACSSSLVALHLACTALRQGECELALAGGVTVMSTPAVYVEFSRLKGLAGDGRCRSFSAQASGTGWAEGCGIVVLKRLSDAQRDGDRVLAVIRGSAVNQDGRSQGLTAPNGPSQQRVIRDALATSGLVAADIDAMEAHGTGTTLGDPIEAGALAEVFGRPGRDATRPLYLGSSKSNIGHAQAAAGIAGVMKMVLALENELLPKTLHAEEPSSHIAWEGSGLALLREARNWKRGERVRRAGVSSFGFSGTNAHVVLEEALPHPNPPPGGEGALVVMVSGRDEGALKAQVAKWAGWLREHPGQRLEDVAYTSWAHRTQFDVRAAVVARSVEEAAAALEEGRVLRGVNGGGETNLAVLFTGQGSQRVGMGKGLYAAFPEFRRAYDEVIAALETRIDEAQLDRTETTQPALFALEVALYRQWQAWGVEPSVLVGHSIGELSAAHVAGVLSLADAAKLVCARGRLMQACEAGGAMASVEATEAEVLAVLEGRASIAGLNGPRQTVVSGDESAVAAIMDRFAAQGRRVRRLRVSHAFHSAHMDGMLEAFAKVAESCTYHAPKVTLVSTLTGAVEEMGSAAYWVKQVREAVRFVDAVATLHQQKITHYLECGPSGVLTAMATACLGDESQATLVPSLRGEQDEERDLVSALGSLHVSGLAVEVRKVYAGHEVRRTDVPTYAFQRERYWQETPGARNDVRSVGLTSREHPWLGAVTTLAEGQGHLLTGRISSREHAWLNDHAVFGTVLVPGTGLLELAHAAADAVGAQVVSELTLAEPMVLREKGSLRLQVTVGAADGEGRRAISIYSQDEESSDPAAWRRHATGELRDETGEASTDPWNVTDAEPVELEGFYARLRTYGLEYGPAFQGLVELRRRGNIAYGRVSLPEPLRQGAAAFAIHPALLDAALHALTVLGPQQQQGDADTILLPFAWTDVELHATGATELRVRVELDAGESARAKLTIADGAGQPLLRVGALVLQRASAAQLQASKATTAEHLYRVEFQPLKGTQESAPASGHTLTLKTLTDADALIHSLDTAPTPHRILVDATFARDAASPLSETTDALALLQRLLAEPRLAASKLVWLTAGAVHASADDALADLQRAPLWGLLRAARTEHPDRSIRLIDVGAGHDRSDLLTQALEADAEPEIALRGDRPLAARLVRARSAKDVLAPPDTAHWQLDIREKGRLDTFALVPSALPETPAPGHVRVAVRAAGMNFRDVLNALDMVSAPKLGLECAGVVLAVGAGVEHVQAGDRVMGLGTGTFGTHVDTDARLLVRIPDALDFAEAATIPLAFLTALHALDDLGALQAGETILVHAAAGGVGMAAVQLARHRGAQVLGTASPGKWGELRKLGLADDAIASSRDANFGGAWSVAPRRVDVVLNSLTGEFIDASLKLLAPGGRFLEMGKTDVREPRDVAALHPGVGYRAFDLMDASAERIAEMLGELAALLAQGAIRPLPHAAYDVREAPTAFRFMAQGRHVGKLVLTVPRAIDPHGTVLVTGGTGELGQLVSEHLVRQHGARHLVLTSRQGARAPGADDLVRRLHAAGAETVRVVECDAAERCGIAEVLATAAERPWTAVFHLAGVLDDGMLAGQTAKRFARVMAPKVAGALHLHELTRSMDLAAFVLFSSAAGTLGAAGQSNYAAANAFLDALAAHRRQRGLAASSLAWGLWTQQGAGMTAHLGKNELAQMRRQGVAPLSVEQALAHLDAALARPEPHLVPIRLELATLQRKSEQGGELPRLLSALVQARGRKAAAAATAGPGPAEQLAALPEAERLPWLVELVRAEVASVLGLAGADAIAGDKLLRDLGLDSLMAVELRNRLSKCTTVTLPTTLAYDYPTAQAIAELLHRRLAPKHTEVRKQVEQAPVAPVDDAVNWDAMREAETLTLAQMDEALDALLGADAR from the coding sequence ATGAACACGTCAGGTACGGAGAAGCTCGAAGTCTATCTGCGGCGCACCACGAACGCGCTTCTCGAGGCGGAGAAGAAGCTCGCTGCCGAGCGCGCGAGCCGCACGGAGCCCATCGCCATCGTGTCGATGGCCTGCCGCCTCCCCGGCGGTGCGGACAGCCCCGAGGCCTACTGGGAATTGCTGCGCGAAGGCCGCGACGCCATCGAAGCGTTCCCCGAGCGATGGGACACGCTCGATGTGTTCGACCCCGATCCGGAAGCCGCCGGCAAGAGCTACGTGCGCGAGGGCGGTTTCGTTCGCGGCGCGGATCGATTCGACGCGGCCTTCTTCGGCATCTCGCCCCGCGAGGCCGCGGCCATGGACCCGCAGCAGCGTCTGATCCTCGAGACGACCTGGGAGGCCCTGGAACGCGCCGCGGTGGTTCCGGAATCGCTGCACGGCACCAAGACGGGCGTGTACCTCGGCACGATGGGTTCGGATTATGGCCACAGCCCGCGTGGGGACCTTTCGGCCTTCGATGGCTTCCAGGGCACGGGCACGGCATGCAGCGTGATCTCGGGACGGTTGTCGTACGTCCTCGGGTTGCAAGGCCCTGCGGTGACGGTGGATACGGCGTGTTCGTCGTCCCTCGTGGCCCTGCACCTGGCGTGCACGGCGCTGCGGCAAGGCGAGTGCGAGCTGGCGCTGGCCGGTGGCGTGACGGTGATGAGCACCCCGGCGGTGTACGTGGAGTTCAGTCGATTGAAGGGGCTCGCCGGTGACGGGCGGTGCCGGAGTTTTTCGGCGCAGGCAAGCGGCACGGGTTGGGCGGAAGGCTGCGGCATCGTGGTGCTGAAGCGGCTTTCGGATGCGCAGCGCGATGGCGACCGTGTGCTGGCGGTGATCCGCGGGTCGGCGGTGAACCAGGATGGGCGCAGCCAGGGGCTGACGGCGCCGAATGGGCCGTCGCAGCAGCGGGTGATCCGCGATGCGCTGGCCACGAGCGGCTTGGTGGCGGCGGACATCGATGCGATGGAGGCGCACGGCACCGGGACGACGTTGGGCGATCCGATTGAAGCCGGCGCGCTGGCGGAGGTGTTTGGGCGCCCGGGGCGCGACGCGACGCGGCCATTGTACCTGGGGTCGTCGAAGTCGAACATCGGGCACGCGCAGGCGGCCGCGGGGATCGCGGGCGTGATGAAGATGGTGCTGGCCCTCGAGAACGAGCTGCTGCCGAAGACGCTGCATGCCGAGGAGCCGAGCTCGCACATTGCGTGGGAGGGCAGCGGGCTGGCGCTGCTGCGCGAGGCGCGGAATTGGAAGCGCGGGGAGCGGGTGCGCCGGGCGGGGGTGTCGTCGTTCGGGTTCAGTGGGACGAATGCCCATGTCGTGTTGGAGGAGGCTCTCCCCCACCCCAACCCTCCCCCGGGGGGGGAGGGAGCCCTGGTGGTCATGGTGTCCGGTCGCGACGAAGGCGCACTGAAAGCACAGGTCGCGAAGTGGGCAGGGTGGCTTCGGGAGCATCCGGGGCAGCGGTTGGAGGACGTGGCGTACACGTCGTGGGCGCATCGGACGCAGTTCGACGTGCGCGCGGCGGTGGTGGCGCGCAGCGTGGAAGAGGCGGCGGCGGCCCTCGAAGAAGGGCGTGTGCTGCGTGGGGTGAATGGTGGCGGAGAGACGAATCTGGCAGTGCTGTTCACGGGGCAGGGGAGCCAGCGTGTCGGCATGGGCAAAGGGCTGTATGCGGCGTTTCCGGAGTTTCGGCGTGCGTACGATGAGGTGATCGCGGCGCTGGAAACGCGGATCGATGAAGCGCAGTTGGATCGGACGGAGACCACGCAACCGGCGCTGTTCGCGCTGGAGGTAGCGCTGTACCGCCAGTGGCAGGCGTGGGGTGTGGAGCCGAGCGTTCTCGTGGGGCACTCGATTGGAGAATTGAGCGCCGCGCACGTGGCGGGGGTATTGAGCCTCGCCGATGCGGCGAAGCTGGTGTGCGCGCGCGGTCGCCTGATGCAGGCGTGCGAAGCTGGTGGGGCGATGGCGTCCGTGGAGGCCACCGAGGCGGAGGTGCTCGCGGTCCTCGAAGGGCGAGCATCCATCGCCGGACTGAATGGTCCACGGCAGACGGTGGTGAGCGGGGACGAGTCGGCGGTGGCGGCCATCATGGACCGATTTGCGGCGCAAGGCCGTCGGGTGCGCCGGCTGCGCGTGTCGCATGCGTTCCACAGCGCGCACATGGATGGAATGCTGGAGGCGTTCGCGAAGGTTGCGGAGAGCTGCACATACCACGCGCCGAAGGTGACGTTGGTGAGCACCTTGACCGGCGCTGTCGAAGAGATGGGGAGCGCGGCCTACTGGGTCAAACAAGTGCGCGAAGCGGTTCGTTTCGTGGACGCCGTCGCGACACTGCATCAGCAAAAGATTACCCATTATCTGGAGTGCGGCCCGTCGGGCGTGTTGACGGCGATGGCGACGGCTTGCCTCGGCGACGAATCTCAGGCGACGTTGGTGCCGAGCCTCCGGGGCGAGCAAGACGAAGAGCGCGATCTCGTCAGCGCCCTGGGATCACTGCACGTGAGCGGCCTCGCGGTCGAGGTGCGGAAGGTCTACGCCGGGCACGAAGTTCGCCGTACGGACGTGCCGACGTACGCGTTCCAACGCGAACGCTACTGGCAAGAGACGCCAGGGGCGCGCAACGACGTTCGCTCGGTGGGGCTCACGTCGCGGGAGCACCCGTGGCTCGGCGCGGTGACGACCTTGGCGGAGGGCCAAGGCCACCTGCTGACGGGGCGCATCTCGTCGCGCGAGCACGCGTGGTTGAACGATCATGCGGTGTTCGGCACAGTCCTGGTGCCCGGCACGGGCCTGCTCGAGCTGGCGCACGCGGCCGCGGACGCGGTGGGTGCGCAGGTCGTCTCGGAGCTGACCTTGGCGGAGCCGATGGTGCTGCGCGAAAAGGGGAGCCTGCGGCTGCAAGTGACGGTGGGTGCGGCGGACGGGGAAGGGCGTCGCGCCATCAGCATCTACAGCCAGGACGAAGAGAGCTCCGACCCCGCGGCATGGCGCCGTCACGCGACGGGCGAGCTGCGCGACGAAACCGGTGAAGCCTCCACCGACCCATGGAACGTGACCGACGCCGAGCCCGTGGAGCTGGAAGGCTTTTACGCGCGCCTGCGCACGTACGGCCTGGAGTACGGCCCCGCGTTTCAAGGCCTGGTCGAGCTCCGTCGCCGCGGCAACATCGCCTACGGCCGCGTGTCTCTCCCGGAGCCGCTTCGCCAAGGCGCTGCCGCCTTCGCGATTCACCCTGCACTCCTGGACGCTGCCCTGCATGCGCTGACCGTGCTCGGCCCCCAGCAGCAACAGGGCGATGCCGACACCATCTTGCTTCCCTTTGCCTGGACCGACGTCGAACTCCATGCGACGGGCGCCACCGAACTTCGCGTCCGCGTCGAATTGGACGCAGGTGAGAGCGCTCGCGCGAAGCTCACCATCGCGGACGGCGCCGGCCAGCCGCTTCTTCGCGTGGGCGCCCTCGTCCTGCAGCGCGCCAGTGCGGCGCAGCTCCAGGCCTCCAAGGCCACCACCGCCGAACATCTGTACCGCGTCGAATTCCAACCGCTGAAGGGCACCCAGGAAAGCGCCCCCGCATCCGGCCATACCCTCACCCTGAAGACGCTCACCGATGCCGACGCCCTGATCCACTCGCTGGACACGGCGCCGACGCCGCACCGGATCCTCGTCGACGCCACCTTTGCCCGTGACGCCGCATCGCCCCTCTCCGAAACGACGGACGCGCTTGCCCTCCTGCAACGCCTGCTCGCCGAGCCCCGCCTCGCGGCCTCGAAGCTCGTCTGGCTCACGGCGGGCGCGGTCCACGCGAGCGCCGACGATGCGCTCGCCGATCTGCAGCGCGCGCCGCTCTGGGGGCTCCTTCGCGCCGCCCGTACCGAGCATCCCGATCGCAGCATTCGACTCATCGACGTCGGTGCGGGCCACGACCGCAGCGACCTTCTCACCCAGGCGCTCGAGGCCGACGCCGAACCCGAGATTGCCCTTCGCGGCGATCGACCCCTCGCGGCGCGGCTGGTGCGCGCGCGCAGTGCCAAAGACGTTCTCGCGCCGCCGGATACTGCGCACTGGCAGCTCGATATCCGGGAGAAAGGCCGCCTCGACACGTTTGCGCTGGTTCCGTCGGCGCTGCCGGAGACGCCGGCACCCGGTCATGTCCGCGTGGCGGTGCGCGCGGCGGGGATGAACTTCCGCGACGTCCTCAACGCCCTCGACATGGTCTCCGCGCCGAAGCTCGGGCTCGAGTGCGCAGGCGTCGTCCTCGCCGTCGGTGCAGGCGTCGAACACGTGCAGGCTGGCGATCGCGTGATGGGCCTGGGGACCGGCACCTTCGGCACCCACGTCGACACCGATGCTCGCTTGCTGGTGCGCATTCCCGATGCGCTCGACTTCGCGGAAGCGGCCACCATCCCGCTGGCCTTCCTGACGGCCCTCCATGCCCTCGACGACCTCGGCGCGCTGCAGGCCGGCGAGACGATCCTGGTGCATGCCGCGGCCGGTGGCGTAGGCATGGCCGCCGTGCAGCTGGCTCGGCACCGCGGGGCGCAGGTCCTCGGCACCGCGAGCCCGGGCAAATGGGGCGAGCTGCGCAAGCTCGGGCTCGCCGACGATGCGATCGCCTCGTCGCGCGATGCGAATTTCGGCGGCGCATGGTCGGTGGCCCCGCGACGCGTGGACGTCGTGCTCAATTCGTTGACCGGTGAGTTCATCGACGCGTCCTTGAAGCTTCTCGCACCGGGTGGGCGCTTCCTCGAAATGGGCAAGACCGATGTCCGCGAACCCCGCGATGTCGCCGCCCTCCACCCCGGCGTTGGCTACCGCGCCTTCGACCTGATGGACGCCTCCGCCGAGCGCATCGCCGAGATGCTCGGCGAGCTGGCCGCCCTTCTCGCGCAGGGCGCCATTCGCCCGCTTCCGCATGCCGCCTACGACGTGCGCGAAGCCCCGACCGCATTCCGCTTCATGGCGCAGGGCCGGCACGTCGGAAAGCTCGTCCTCACCGTGCCGCGGGCGATCGACCCGCACGGAACCGTTCTGGTCACCGGTGGAACCGGCGAGCTGGGGCAGCTCGTTTCCGAGCACCTGGTGCGCCAGCACGGTGCACGCCATCTGGTGCTCACCTCGCGGCAGGGCGCCCGGGCGCCCGGCGCCGACGACCTGGTGCGCCGCCTCCACGCGGCAGGCGCCGAGACCGTGCGCGTCGTGGAATGCGATGCGGCCGAGCGATGCGGCATCGCCGAGGTCCTCGCGACGGCGGCGGAGCGCCCGTGGACGGCGGTATTTCATCTCGCGGGAGTCCTCGACGACGGCATGCTCGCAGGGCAAACGGCGAAGCGCTTCGCCCGCGTGATGGCGCCGAAGGTTGCCGGTGCGCTGCACCTGCACGAGCTCACGCGATCCATGGATCTCGCGGCCTTCGTCCTCTTTTCGTCGGCGGCCGGCACATTGGGCGCGGCCGGCCAAAGCAACTACGCCGCCGCCAATGCCTTCCTCGATGCGCTCGCGGCGCATCGGCGCCAGCGCGGGCTTGCGGCGAGCAGCCTCGCGTGGGGCCTCTGGACGCAGCAGGGCGCCGGCATGACGGCGCACCTCGGAAAGAACGAGCTCGCGCAGATGCGTCGCCAGGGCGTGGCCCCGCTGTCGGTCGAGCAGGCGCTCGCCCACCTCGATGCCGCGCTCGCACGGCCCGAGCCGCACCTCGTTCCCATTCGCCTCGAGCTCGCGACGTTGCAGCGCAAGTCCGAGCAAGGAGGCGAGCTGCCCCGTCTCCTTTCGGCGCTCGTGCAGGCTCGGGGACGCAAGGCCGCCGCGGCGGCAACGGCCGGGCCTGGACCTGCCGAGCAGCTTGCGGCCTTGCCCGAGGCGGAGCGGTTGCCTTGGCTGGTCGAGTTGGTGCGGGCCGAGGTGGCGTCGGTGTTGGGGCTCGCCGGTGCGGATGCCATTGCGGGCGACAAGTTGCTGCGTGACCTCGGCCTCGATTCGCTGATGGCCGTGGAGTTGCGCAACCGGCTCTCCAAATGCACCACGGTCACGTTGCCCACGACCTTGGCCTACGACTACCCCACCGCCCAGGCCATCGCCGAGCTTTTGCATCGCCGCCTGGCACCGAAGCACACCGAAGTACGCAAGCAGGTCGAGCAGGCGCCGGTCGCGCCTGTCGACGACGCCGTGAATTGGGACGCCATGCGCGAAGCGGAGACGCTCACCCTCGCGCAAATGGACGAAGCACTCGATGCGCTTTTGGGCGCGGACGCACGCTGA